In the genome of Hevea brasiliensis isolate MT/VB/25A 57/8 chromosome 14, ASM3005281v1, whole genome shotgun sequence, the window ATATTTTTAGAAGTTTCTGCATAGTATTACACTTAAGGGGAAAAAGCCTATGTAAATGTTGCTCTTTTATCCACCGTTCAATGTAAGTTGGATTGTTTGCTTTCAAGTTAAATTTGGAATTATCAGTAGCTTGGTGATATCAAAGTGCATATTCAAGTAGTTGAGGTTGACAACTAATGTCGTATGTAATTGATAGTCTTTAGGTCATATTGTAAATATTAGCTCTATTTTTGTGtttctagcttcttcttcttcttcttcttgttcttttttttttaaaaaaggaaTTTGTGTTTAATGCTAACTGGACATAGCCTAATGGCTTCAGTAACATTTGTGATGGTGCAACAAACTTTTAATTTAACTATGAATTTGTGGCTGGCAAAACTAATTGTAGTTAGGGATTGGTTGTCAACTTGATGAGTAATGGCTTTGTTCATATGTAGGTTTGTAGTGTGCTAGGTCATAGTTTGCTCATGAAGTTCAAACTAAGCACTACAGAATACAAATGTAGGTATCATTTGGAAGGGTCTTCACAATCTTCTACCTGTTGTATCAGACATGTCCTTGCTGATGATGGGGAAAAAAATTTTTATGTTGAGTGCTAGGATTCTTGTTTTTAGAAAGCTATGTGACGTATACTGGAAGGAGTTGGTTTTTGGCGCCTCTTGAAGTGTTGAACTTGATTCTCGTCAAGCAATTTCTCATGGAATATTTTTATTTTGTGTATCTAAACGAATTGAACTTCCGTGATTCCTGTCAATGGGGAATTCTCCCTCCTTGTCATTGTTGGTGTACAGCTTCTAATGGTGCATAGTAATGATAGAAGAGTTGAAGTTTGGATTTTATTAGACTTTCAATTGGCTTCTATGCAACCATAATAGAAGGGGTCTGCCCCATTATTATCTATGAGTTGCTTTAAGTACATTCTAAGAATGTGATTGAATGTCTATCAATAATgctaatttgatttttaaatttcatttcttttgcCAGGCTGACATCCTAGTATTGTTAGCTTTATGAACTCATATCTGTTTGTGCATGCATGTGCATTTATAGTTTTGTGGCTGAGAATGTGCAAGCATGCATATcaatctaaatttaaatttacaatCCCTCTCTTGTAATTGCAGGTTATTGACTTCCATCAAACAGTGGAGGTGAATGGCATTAAATTTTGGTGCTATACTGCTGGTCATGTCCTTGGTGCTGCCATGTTCATGGTTGACATCGCTGGTGTTCGAGTCCTTTATACTGGAGACTATTCACGTGAGGAAGACCGGCATCTTCGTGCTGCTGAGATGCCACAATTCTCCCCCGACATATGTGTAATTGAATCCACTTATGGAGTCCAGCTCCATCAACCTCGGCACATTCGGGAGAAGCGGTTCACTGATGTTATCCACTCAACTATTTCTCAAGGGGGTCGTGTTCTAATCCCAGCATTTGCCCTTGGCCGTGCCCAAGAACTTCTCTTGATCCTTGATGAGTACTGGTCAAACCATCCTGAGCTCCATAACATTCCCATATATTATGCTTCTCCCCTTGCAAAGAAGTGTATGACTGTCTACCAGACATATATCCTTTCAATGAATGAGAGGATCCGCAATCAGTTTGCGAACTCAAATCCCTTCAAATTCAAGCACATATCACCACTAAATAGCATTGAGGATTTTACTGATGTGGGTCCATCAGTGGTCATGGCTAGTCCCAGTGGACTGCAAAGCGGGTTGTCAAGGCAGTTATTTGATATGTGGTGCTCCGATAAGAAAAATGCTTGTGTTATACCTGGATATGTTGTTGAAGGAACGCTAGCTAAAACCATCATTAATGAACCAAAGGAGGTCACTCTAATGAATGGACTAACTGCTCCTCTGAACATGCAAGTCCATTATATTTCATTCTCTGCCCATGCGGATTATGCTCAGACAAGTACATTTTTGAAAGAGCTGATGCCTCCtaacataattcttgttcatggaGAAGCTAATGAAATGGGGAGGCTCAAACAGAAACTTATTACAGAGTTTGCTGATGGCAACACCAAAATCATTACTCCTAAGAATTGCCAGTCTGTTGAGATGTATTTCAACTCTGAGAAAATGGCAAAAACAATAGGGAAGCTAGCTGAGAAGACCCCAGATGTCGGTGAAACTGTCAGCGGCATACTAGTAAAGAAGGGCTTCACTTACCAAATTATGGCACCTGAAGATCTCCATGTATTCTCCCAGCTATCAACAGCAAATATTACTCAGAGAATCACCATTCCATTCTCTGGTGCCTTTGGTGTGATAAAGCACCGGCTTGAACAGATATATGAGAGTGTGGAATCCGGCACAGATGAGGAATCTGGGGTTCCAACATTGCAAGTGCATGAGAGAGTGACTGTGAAGCTTGAGTCTGATAAACATATTTCACTTCATTGGAATGCAGATCCTATAAGTGATATGGTGTCTGACTCGGTTGTAGCTCTAGTTTTGAACATCAGTAGGGAGGTTCCCAAGGTGGTAGTTGAGTCAGAGGCTGTGAAATCAGAG includes:
- the LOC110671828 gene encoding cleavage and polyadenylation specificity factor subunit 3-I; amino-acid sequence: MASTGQSQSLKRRDAPVTREGDQLTLTPLGAGNEVGRSCVYMSYKGKTVLFDCGIHPAYSGMAALPYFDEIDPSTIDVLLVTHFHLDHAASLPYFLEKTTFKGRVFMTHATKAIYKLLLTDYVKVSKVSVEDMLFDEQDINRSMDKIEVIDFHQTVEVNGIKFWCYTAGHVLGAAMFMVDIAGVRVLYTGDYSREEDRHLRAAEMPQFSPDICVIESTYGVQLHQPRHIREKRFTDVIHSTISQGGRVLIPAFALGRAQELLLILDEYWSNHPELHNIPIYYASPLAKKCMTVYQTYILSMNERIRNQFANSNPFKFKHISPLNSIEDFTDVGPSVVMASPSGLQSGLSRQLFDMWCSDKKNACVIPGYVVEGTLAKTIINEPKEVTLMNGLTAPLNMQVHYISFSAHADYAQTSTFLKELMPPNIILVHGEANEMGRLKQKLITEFADGNTKIITPKNCQSVEMYFNSEKMAKTIGKLAEKTPDVGETVSGILVKKGFTYQIMAPEDLHVFSQLSTANITQRITIPFSGAFGVIKHRLEQIYESVESGTDEESGVPTLQVHERVTVKLESDKHISLHWNADPISDMVSDSVVALVLNISREVPKVVVESEAVKSEEENGKKAEKVIHALLVSLFGDVKRGENGKLVITVDGNVAQLDKQSGDVESENEGLKERVRTVFRRIQGAVRPIPLSAS